The proteins below come from a single Streptomyces tubercidicus genomic window:
- a CDS encoding type I polyketide synthase, producing the protein MNEEKLLQYLKKVTHDLHQTRQRLQEAEAGAGSREPVAIVAMSCRFPGGVASPEDFWRLLAEGVDVMGEWPADRGWDVSGLYDPEPGTPGRSYTRVGGFLADVAGFDAAFFGISPREAVAMDPQQRLLLETSWEALERAGVDPVSLRGSRTGVFAGTNGQDYTGLLLGAADGLDGYIGTGNAASVVSGRVSYALGLEGPAVTVDTACSSSLVALHLAAQALRSGECDLALAGGVTVMSTPGPFLEFSRQRGLAADGRCKAFADAADGTAWGEGAGMLLFERLSDARRNGHPVLAVLRGSAVNQDGASNGLTAPNGPSQQRVIWQALAGAGLATADVDMVEAHGTGTTLGDPIEAQALLATYGQDRPEDRPLWLGSVKSNIGHTQAAAGAAGVIKAVLALQQGLMPATLHLDRPSSHVDWSAGNVALLAEATPWPDHGRPGRAAVSSFGVSGTNAHVILEQAPAPEPAPETDGAPRTDAASRHFAFPLSARSAESLRTLSARLHEGLSERPAPPLRDLAWSLATTRTAFEHRAAVIAADHEELLRGLDLLARDAPAPGVVRGTSGADGRTAFVFPGQGSQWAGMATELLDTDAEFRACFTECAEAVERYAGWSLDEVLRGAEGAPSLDRVDVVQPALFAVMVALAGLWRARGVEPDAVVGHSQGEIAAACVAGALSLDDAARVVVLRSRALTALAGRGGMMSVLLPLPEVEDRLVPWGDALSVAAVNGPRSVVVSGEADALDELFAALEADGAQVRRIPVDYASHSAQVEKIREQLLADLAPVSPRSSATPFFSTVTGDWLDTGRLDAEYWYRNLRRTVRFEHAVRTLAEQDYRAYIEASPHPVVTTAVRETLDALDIADAAVVGTLRKGEGGPRRFLTSLAELSVAGGPVTWRTVLDPDGSGTARRIALPTYPFQRRRYWPEPAPALRGGPGDATDARFWEAVESGDAGTLGAALDVAPATLDALLPALSDYRRRHREGAQADSWRYRITWKPVPAGAAPATLRGTWLVVTPGDPAPAGDLTAALAAAGAHPVTVPVDAEADRAALAGTIGAALRGTDSPDTSLPPVAGLVSLLALDEDEHRAHPGLPRGFAATVALDQALDDLGVEAPLWFATRGAVTTDPLRGVTAPRQALVWGFGRVVALEQPERWGGLLDLPETLDPAAATAVVRALAGLGDEDQLAIRPHGVLARRLVRAATGELDTARRWTPQGTVLVTGGTGALGRHVARWLARNGAPHLLLVSRRGADTPGTAELARELAEFGTHTEFAACDIADRGALAALLDTVPADRPLTAVLHTAAVLDDGTINSLTPAQLAGVLRVKAGGARNLDELTRAHDLSAFVLFSSTAGTIGAPGHANYAPGNAYLDALAQQRRAAGHPATSIAWGPWAEAGMAEGTVGERLHRHGVRVMDPRSAVAALQRALDHDDTALAVTDIDWDTFAHAYTTARPRPLIADLPDAQRALATAAPATEETTEGPAPARRLAALDEAEQRQALSALVRAHVAAVLNHTDPDEVAPQRAFRELGFDSLMAVELRNALSTAIGKRLPATLIFDHPTPAALATRLRTELDLDEAPAPPAPAPDRATADEDDPIAIVAMSCRFPGGVGSPEEFWRLLAGGVDAIGEWPADRGWDVEALYDPEPGVAGRSYTRAGGFLADVGDFDAGFFGISPREAVAMDPQQRLLLETSWEAFERAGIDPAALRGSRTGVFAGTNYQDYSSRSLAPAPDAEAHLGTGNSASVMSGRLSYTFGLEGPAVTVDTACSSSLVALHLAAQALRTGECDLALAGGVTVMSTPGLFLDFSRQQGLAADGRCKAFADRTDGTGFSEGVGVVLVERLSDAQRNGHTVLALLRGSAVNQDGASNGLTAPNGPSQQRVIREALAGAGLSATEVDAVEAHGTGTTLGDPIEAQALLATYGQGREADRPLWLGSVKSNIGHTQAAAGVAGLIKMVLALQHGVLPPTLHIDRPSTHVDWSEGNVRLLTDTVEWPDTDRPRRAGVSSFGISGTNVHAILEQAPATPAPPPAATPAVPVTWLLSGTTPDALRAQAGRLLGHLENRPELGPQDVGLSLATTRSAFEHRAALVGSTREELLSALSALATGETPSPALTGVVRGEGRTALLFTGQGAQRLGMGRELYDPFPVFAEVFDAVCACFDGELALPLRDVVFGDEAELLNRTGFTQPALFAVEVALFRLVESFGVRPDFLVGHSIGELVAAHVAGVLSLEDACRLVAARGRLMQALPAGGAMVSVQASEAEVLPLLEGRDQRVSVAAVNGPESTVIAGEESVVMETAGHFESEGRKVKRLQVSHAFHSPLMEPMLDEFRAVAASVSYQEPRIPVVSNVTGTLATPQELTSPDYWVRHVREAVRFADGIRWLEQQGVTRFLEIGPDGTLTAMAQGCLDGERTLIPALRKDRSETHGVIAAAGALHTSGAGLDRSALFPGARRVDLPTYAFQRKRYWWDAVAAAGDLDAVGLRAAGHPLLGAAVTVAGAESVVFTGRLSVATHAWLADHAVLGRVILPATAYLDLAVSAGDRTGYDHLAELTLEAPLVLPEQGAVQLQVVVGAPDDTGCRSFTVHSRPVEADDAAPWARHAQGTLATAPANEPASLSSWPPEGAEPVGTGEWYDAFAAAGFAYGPAFQGLGRVWRRGDELFAEAALPEPYRADAARFTLHPALLDAAVQTLLVGGRDTGEVGDGGAMLPFAWSGVTFHAEGADALRVRLTAAEGRSDAFSVLVTDVSGRPVVTADALTLRTVTPEQLPASAPAGPEVPLRLDWQAASLAARSGAARWVVLGSPAGAATGGTPDAGITEALDGAGVHTESYADLDALAAAVATGMTMPDTVLLVCATDGGTGTPDVRGLLASTLATCRQWLAEERFAGSRLVLVTRGAVAAGAGEDVSDLAGAALCGLVRSAQREHPGRLWLLDLDDSEASRRVLADAVAAAPAQAVLRAGELRLPQLARVEAPQGPESPFDPEGTVLVTGATGALGRLLARHLVTRHGVRHLLLASRSGPAADGAARLCAELAEEGAQASLVACDVAERTDVTRLLGSVPADHPLTAVVHLAGVVDDGVLTALDEERIDRTLRPKADAAWLLHELTNNQKLSAFVLFSSAAGTFGSAGQANYAAANAFLDGLAGHRAARGLPATSLAWGLWAEEGGMTTGLADTDRRRMARGGMRPLSADDGLALFDAALATGDPALVTVGLGRGGAAALLGGAAPGRARRTVSASAADKDDLLARLTAAGPAGRDALLLDLVRLQVAAVLGHGSPEDIEPDRDFTELGFDSLTAVELRNQLGTVTGLRLPPTVVFDVATPQDLAARLGEELATGALPQSGTEGSGDRPSTTGRAQDTLGALFRGACESGRVEEGFELLQAAARLRPTFDAPEDSGAPCTPVRLARGGASPDPAEPALICFSSYVALAGVHQYARFASVHRGTRDVWALPTPGFGRGELLPASFDAVVRLQADAVLRCADGGPFVLLGSSSGGILALAVAHCLEKAGTPPAGVALLDTYLPREDSPFTRFAGEMLGGMFDRESLFAHMDSDRLTAMSWYIHVVGAWSPDRLACPVLLVRSSEPPVSVEQDGGLAPKEWQASWDGADTVTEVPGNHFTMMEDHAGATAQSVTAWMEGLPGPRPRGSTPR; encoded by the coding sequence ATGAACGAAGAGAAGCTCCTCCAGTACCTCAAAAAGGTCACCCACGACCTTCACCAGACCCGGCAGCGCCTCCAAGAGGCCGAGGCCGGGGCCGGGAGCCGGGAACCGGTGGCGATTGTGGCTATGAGCTGCCGCTTCCCCGGCGGGGTGGCCTCGCCGGAGGACTTCTGGCGACTGCTCGCCGAGGGGGTGGACGTCATGGGCGAGTGGCCGGCGGACCGTGGCTGGGATGTGTCGGGGCTGTACGACCCGGAGCCGGGGACGCCGGGCCGCAGTTACACCCGTGTCGGCGGGTTCCTGGCTGATGTGGCGGGGTTCGATGCGGCGTTCTTCGGGATTTCGCCGCGGGAGGCGGTGGCGATGGATCCGCAGCAGCGGCTGCTGCTGGAGACGTCGTGGGAGGCGTTGGAGCGGGCCGGGGTCGATCCGGTGTCGCTGCGCGGCAGCCGTACCGGGGTTTTCGCCGGCACCAACGGCCAGGACTACACCGGGTTGCTGCTCGGCGCCGCGGACGGCCTCGACGGGTACATCGGCACCGGCAACGCAGCCAGCGTCGTCTCCGGCCGCGTCTCCTACGCGCTGGGGCTCGAAGGGCCCGCGGTCACGGTCGACACCGCCTGTTCGTCCTCACTGGTGGCCCTGCACCTCGCGGCGCAGGCGCTGCGGTCCGGGGAGTGCGATCTGGCGCTGGCGGGCGGTGTCACGGTGATGTCCACCCCGGGGCCGTTCCTGGAGTTCAGCCGGCAGCGCGGGCTCGCCGCCGACGGCCGCTGCAAGGCGTTCGCCGACGCCGCCGACGGCACCGCCTGGGGCGAGGGAGCCGGCATGCTCCTGTTCGAGCGGCTCTCCGACGCGCGGCGCAATGGCCACCCGGTGCTCGCCGTGCTCCGTGGCTCCGCGGTCAACCAGGACGGCGCCTCCAACGGCCTGACCGCCCCCAACGGCCCCTCCCAGCAGCGGGTCATCTGGCAGGCCCTGGCCGGCGCCGGTCTGGCCACGGCGGACGTCGACATGGTGGAGGCTCACGGCACCGGCACCACCCTCGGCGACCCCATCGAAGCCCAGGCGCTCCTGGCGACCTATGGCCAGGACCGGCCGGAGGACCGGCCGCTGTGGCTCGGATCGGTGAAGTCCAACATCGGGCACACCCAGGCAGCGGCGGGTGCGGCCGGCGTCATCAAAGCCGTGCTCGCCCTCCAGCAAGGGCTGATGCCAGCGACCCTGCACCTCGACCGGCCCTCGTCCCACGTCGACTGGTCGGCGGGGAACGTCGCGCTGCTCGCCGAGGCCACCCCCTGGCCCGACCACGGGCGGCCGGGCCGGGCCGCGGTCTCCTCCTTCGGCGTCAGCGGCACCAACGCCCACGTCATCCTCGAACAGGCCCCGGCCCCGGAGCCCGCCCCCGAGACCGACGGTGCCCCCCGAACGGACGCCGCCTCCCGTCACTTCGCCTTCCCCCTCTCGGCGCGCAGCGCGGAATCGCTGCGTACGCTCAGCGCCCGGCTGCACGAGGGGCTGTCCGAGCGGCCGGCGCCGCCACTGCGCGACCTCGCCTGGTCGCTGGCCACCACCCGCACCGCCTTCGAGCACCGGGCCGCCGTGATCGCCGCCGACCACGAGGAACTGCTGCGGGGCCTAGACCTGCTCGCTCGCGACGCCCCGGCCCCCGGGGTGGTGCGCGGCACGAGCGGCGCGGACGGCCGGACCGCCTTCGTCTTCCCCGGCCAGGGCTCCCAGTGGGCGGGGATGGCCACCGAACTCCTCGACACCGACGCGGAGTTCCGAGCCTGCTTCACCGAGTGCGCCGAGGCCGTGGAACGGTACGCCGGCTGGTCCCTCGACGAGGTGCTGCGCGGCGCGGAGGGGGCGCCGTCCCTGGACCGCGTGGATGTCGTCCAGCCCGCCCTGTTCGCCGTGATGGTCGCGCTGGCGGGTCTCTGGCGCGCCCGGGGGGTGGAGCCCGACGCCGTCGTGGGGCACAGCCAGGGCGAGATCGCCGCCGCCTGCGTCGCCGGGGCGCTGAGCCTGGACGACGCCGCCCGGGTCGTCGTCCTGCGCAGCCGGGCACTGACCGCGCTCGCCGGGCGCGGCGGCATGATGTCCGTCCTGCTGCCGCTGCCCGAGGTGGAGGACCGCCTTGTGCCCTGGGGCGACGCCCTCTCCGTCGCCGCCGTCAACGGCCCCCGCTCCGTGGTCGTCTCCGGCGAAGCGGACGCCCTCGACGAGCTGTTCGCCGCACTGGAGGCCGACGGCGCCCAGGTCCGCCGGATACCGGTCGACTACGCGTCCCACTCCGCGCAGGTCGAGAAGATCCGCGAGCAACTGCTCGCCGACCTGGCGCCGGTCAGCCCGCGCAGCAGCGCCACCCCGTTCTTCTCCACGGTGACCGGCGACTGGCTCGACACCGGCCGGCTCGACGCCGAGTACTGGTACCGCAACCTGCGCCGCACCGTCCGCTTCGAGCACGCCGTCCGCACCCTGGCCGAACAGGACTACCGCGCCTACATCGAGGCCTCACCGCACCCCGTGGTGACGACCGCGGTACGCGAGACGCTCGACGCACTCGACATCGCGGACGCGGCCGTCGTCGGCACCCTCCGCAAGGGAGAGGGCGGCCCGCGGCGGTTCCTCACCTCGCTCGCCGAACTCTCCGTCGCCGGCGGGCCCGTCACCTGGCGCACCGTCCTCGACCCCGACGGGTCCGGTACCGCCCGGCGGATCGCCCTGCCGACCTACCCCTTCCAGCGGCGCCGCTACTGGCCCGAGCCCGCCCCCGCCCTGCGCGGCGGCCCCGGCGACGCCACCGACGCCCGCTTCTGGGAAGCCGTCGAGAGCGGCGACGCCGGCACGCTCGGCGCCGCACTGGACGTGGCCCCGGCCACCCTCGATGCGCTGCTGCCCGCACTGTCCGACTACCGCCGGCGCCACCGCGAGGGCGCGCAGGCCGACTCGTGGCGCTACCGCATCACCTGGAAGCCCGTCCCCGCCGGTGCCGCCCCCGCCACCCTCCGCGGCACCTGGCTGGTGGTCACCCCGGGCGACCCCGCCCCGGCCGGCGACCTGACGGCGGCACTCGCCGCCGCCGGAGCGCACCCCGTCACCGTGCCCGTGGACGCCGAAGCGGACCGCGCCGCGCTCGCCGGGACGATCGGGGCGGCACTGCGCGGTACGGACTCCCCGGACACCTCGCTGCCCCCGGTCGCGGGCCTCGTCTCCCTGCTCGCCCTGGACGAGGACGAGCACCGCGCCCACCCCGGCCTGCCCCGGGGCTTCGCCGCCACCGTCGCCCTCGACCAGGCACTGGACGACCTCGGCGTCGAGGCCCCGCTGTGGTTCGCCACCCGGGGCGCCGTGACCACCGACCCGCTGCGGGGCGTCACCGCACCGCGTCAGGCCCTGGTGTGGGGCTTCGGCCGGGTGGTCGCCCTGGAGCAGCCGGAGCGCTGGGGCGGACTGCTCGATCTGCCGGAGACCCTGGACCCGGCCGCGGCCACCGCCGTGGTCCGGGCGCTCGCCGGCCTCGGCGACGAGGACCAGCTTGCGATCCGGCCGCACGGTGTCCTCGCCCGGCGGCTGGTCCGCGCCGCCACCGGCGAACTCGACACCGCCCGGCGATGGACCCCGCAGGGCACCGTCCTGGTCACCGGCGGCACCGGCGCCCTCGGGCGGCACGTGGCCCGCTGGCTCGCCCGCAACGGCGCACCGCACCTGCTGCTCGTCAGCCGGCGCGGCGCCGACACCCCCGGCACTGCCGAACTCGCCCGCGAATTGGCGGAGTTCGGCACCCACACCGAATTCGCGGCCTGCGACATCGCAGACCGGGGCGCGCTCGCCGCCCTGCTCGACACCGTCCCCGCCGACCGGCCGCTCACCGCCGTCCTGCACACCGCGGCCGTCCTCGACGACGGGACGATCAACTCCCTCACCCCCGCCCAACTGGCCGGGGTGCTGAGGGTGAAGGCCGGCGGCGCCCGCAACCTCGACGAACTGACCCGGGCGCACGACCTGTCGGCCTTCGTGCTGTTCTCCTCCACCGCCGGCACCATCGGCGCACCGGGCCACGCCAACTACGCCCCCGGGAATGCCTACCTCGACGCCCTGGCCCAGCAGCGCCGGGCCGCCGGGCACCCGGCCACCTCCATCGCCTGGGGCCCCTGGGCGGAAGCCGGCATGGCCGAGGGCACCGTCGGAGAGCGACTGCACCGGCACGGCGTACGCGTCATGGACCCCCGGTCGGCGGTCGCCGCCCTGCAACGCGCCCTCGACCACGACGACACCGCACTGGCCGTCACCGACATCGACTGGGACACCTTCGCGCACGCTTACACCACGGCCCGCCCCCGGCCCCTGATCGCCGACCTCCCCGACGCGCAGCGGGCACTCGCCACCGCCGCACCGGCCACGGAGGAGACGACCGAAGGCCCCGCACCCGCCCGCCGGCTCGCCGCTTTGGACGAGGCGGAACAGCGCCAGGCCCTGTCGGCACTCGTCCGCGCCCATGTCGCAGCCGTCCTCAACCACACCGACCCCGACGAGGTCGCCCCCCAACGGGCCTTCCGCGAACTGGGCTTCGACTCCCTCATGGCGGTCGAACTCCGCAACGCCCTCAGCACGGCCATCGGCAAACGACTCCCGGCCACCCTCATCTTCGACCACCCGACCCCCGCGGCGCTGGCCACCCGGCTGCGCACCGAACTGGACCTCGACGAGGCGCCGGCCCCGCCCGCGCCGGCTCCCGACAGGGCGACGGCCGACGAGGACGACCCCATCGCCATCGTGGCGATGAGCTGCCGTTTCCCGGGTGGGGTGGGTTCGCCGGAGGAGTTCTGGCGGCTGCTCGCGGGTGGGGTGGACGCGATCGGTGAGTGGCCGGCGGACCGTGGCTGGGACGTGGAGGCGCTCTACGACCCCGAGCCGGGTGTGGCCGGGCGCAGTTACACCCGGGCCGGCGGGTTCCTGGCCGATGTCGGCGATTTCGATGCGGGTTTCTTCGGGATTTCGCCGCGGGAGGCGGTGGCGATGGATCCGCAGCAGCGGTTGCTGCTGGAGACGTCGTGGGAGGCGTTCGAGCGGGCCGGGATCGACCCGGCCGCACTGCGCGGCAGCCGCACTGGCGTCTTCGCCGGAACCAACTACCAGGACTACTCCTCCCGTTCCCTCGCCCCGGCACCGGACGCCGAGGCACACCTCGGCACCGGCAACTCGGCGAGCGTCATGTCCGGCCGCCTCTCCTACACCTTCGGCCTGGAGGGGCCCGCGGTCACCGTCGACACCGCCTGCTCCTCCTCGCTCGTCGCCCTCCACCTGGCGGCGCAGGCCCTCCGGACGGGGGAGTGCGACCTCGCGCTGGCCGGCGGCGTCACCGTGATGTCCACGCCCGGTCTGTTCCTGGACTTCAGCCGCCAGCAGGGCCTGGCGGCCGACGGCCGCTGCAAGGCGTTCGCCGACCGGACCGACGGCACCGGCTTCTCCGAGGGCGTCGGCGTCGTGCTGGTCGAGCGGCTCTCCGACGCCCAGCGCAACGGGCACACGGTGCTGGCGCTGCTCCGCGGCTCCGCCGTCAACCAGGACGGCGCCTCGAACGGACTCACCGCCCCCAACGGCCCCTCACAGCAGCGGGTGATCCGCGAGGCCCTGGCCGGCGCCGGCCTGTCCGCCACGGAGGTCGACGCCGTCGAGGCCCACGGCACCGGCACGACCCTCGGCGACCCCATCGAGGCCCAGGCGCTCCTGGCGACCTACGGGCAGGGACGGGAGGCCGACCGCCCGCTGTGGCTCGGCTCCGTCAAGTCCAACATCGGGCACACCCAGGCCGCCGCCGGAGTGGCGGGCCTGATCAAGATGGTGCTGGCGCTCCAGCACGGCGTGCTGCCGCCCACCTTGCACATCGACCGCCCGTCGACCCATGTGGACTGGTCGGAAGGGAACGTACGGCTGCTCACGGACACCGTGGAGTGGCCCGACACCGACCGGCCCCGACGGGCGGGGGTCTCCTCCTTCGGCATCAGCGGCACCAACGTGCACGCCATCCTGGAACAGGCCCCGGCCACTCCCGCCCCGCCGCCGGCCGCCACCCCGGCCGTCCCCGTGACCTGGCTGCTCAGCGGCACCACCCCTGACGCCCTGCGGGCACAGGCCGGCCGACTGCTCGGGCATCTGGAGAACCGTCCCGAGCTCGGCCCGCAGGACGTGGGGCTCTCCCTGGCCACCACCCGGTCCGCCTTCGAGCACCGCGCCGCGCTCGTCGGCAGCACCCGTGAGGAACTGCTGAGCGCCCTGAGCGCGCTGGCGACCGGCGAGACCCCGTCACCTGCTCTCACCGGGGTGGTACGGGGCGAGGGCAGAACAGCCCTGCTGTTCACGGGGCAGGGTGCGCAGCGGCTGGGGATGGGCCGTGAGCTGTATGACCCGTTCCCGGTGTTCGCGGAGGTCTTCGACGCGGTGTGTGCCTGCTTCGACGGAGAGTTGGCGTTGCCGCTGCGGGACGTGGTGTTCGGCGACGAGGCCGAACTGCTGAACCGGACGGGCTTCACCCAGCCGGCGTTGTTCGCGGTGGAGGTGGCGCTGTTCCGGCTCGTGGAGTCCTTCGGTGTCCGGCCGGATTTCCTGGTGGGGCATTCCATCGGTGAGTTGGTGGCAGCGCATGTGGCGGGGGTGCTGTCGCTGGAGGATGCGTGTCGTCTGGTTGCTGCGCGTGGCCGCCTGATGCAGGCATTGCCGGCGGGCGGGGCCATGGTCTCGGTCCAGGCGTCGGAAGCCGAGGTGCTGCCGCTGCTGGAAGGCCGCGATCAGCGGGTGAGCGTCGCCGCGGTGAACGGTCCGGAGTCCACCGTGATAGCGGGCGAGGAATCCGTGGTCATGGAGACGGCCGGGCATTTCGAGTCCGAAGGCCGGAAGGTGAAGCGGCTCCAGGTGAGCCACGCCTTCCACTCCCCGTTGATGGAGCCGATGCTCGACGAGTTCCGTGCCGTCGCCGCAAGCGTGTCGTACCAAGAGCCCCGCATCCCGGTGGTCTCGAACGTCACCGGCACCCTCGCCACGCCGCAGGAGTTGACGTCTCCCGACTACTGGGTGCGGCACGTCCGCGAGGCCGTCCGCTTCGCCGACGGCATCCGGTGGCTGGAGCAGCAGGGTGTGACCCGGTTCCTGGAGATCGGCCCGGACGGCACTCTCACTGCCATGGCACAGGGCTGCCTCGACGGCGAGCGGACGCTGATCCCCGCGCTGCGCAAGGACCGGTCCGAGACGCACGGGGTCATCGCCGCGGCCGGCGCGCTCCACACCTCGGGTGCCGGGCTCGACCGGTCCGCGCTGTTCCCCGGCGCCCGCCGCGTCGACCTGCCGACCTACGCCTTCCAGCGGAAGCGCTACTGGTGGGATGCCGTCGCCGCGGCGGGCGACCTCGACGCCGTGGGGCTGCGTGCGGCCGGTCACCCGCTGCTCGGCGCGGCGGTCACCGTGGCCGGTGCGGAATCCGTGGTCTTCACGGGCCGGCTGTCGGTGGCCACCCATGCCTGGCTCGCCGACCACGCGGTGCTGGGCAGGGTGATCCTCCCGGCGACGGCCTATCTCGACCTGGCCGTCAGCGCCGGTGACCGGACCGGATACGACCACCTCGCCGAACTCACCCTGGAGGCGCCGCTCGTCCTCCCGGAGCAGGGCGCGGTCCAGCTCCAGGTCGTGGTGGGCGCACCCGACGACACCGGGTGCCGGTCGTTCACCGTGCACTCCCGGCCCGTGGAAGCGGACGACGCCGCGCCATGGGCCCGGCACGCGCAAGGCACCCTGGCCACCGCTCCGGCGAACGAGCCCGCATCTTTGAGCAGTTGGCCGCCCGAGGGCGCCGAGCCGGTCGGCACGGGGGAGTGGTACGACGCCTTCGCCGCAGCAGGGTTCGCTTACGGGCCCGCCTTCCAGGGCCTCGGGCGGGTCTGGCGGCGCGGCGACGAGCTGTTCGCCGAGGCCGCCCTGCCCGAGCCGTACCGCGCCGACGCCGCACGGTTCACCCTGCACCCCGCGCTGCTCGACGCGGCCGTGCAGACGCTGCTCGTCGGCGGGCGGGACACAGGTGAGGTGGGTGACGGCGGTGCGATGCTGCCGTTCGCCTGGAGCGGGGTGACGTTCCATGCGGAGGGAGCCGACGCGCTGCGGGTACGTCTGACGGCCGCCGAGGGCCGGTCCGATGCCTTCTCGGTGCTGGTCACGGACGTCTCCGGGCGGCCCGTCGTCACCGCCGACGCGCTGACCCTGCGCACGGTCACCCCCGAGCAGCTGCCCGCCTCCGCTCCGGCCGGGCCCGAAGTGCCGCTGCGCCTCGACTGGCAGGCCGCCTCCCTGGCCGCACGCTCCGGGGCCGCACGGTGGGTCGTGCTCGGCAGCCCGGCCGGCGCCGCGACCGGCGGAACCCCGGACGCCGGAATCACGGAGGCGCTGGACGGCGCGGGCGTGCACACCGAGTCGTATGCCGACCTCGATGCGCTGGCGGCCGCGGTGGCCACGGGGATGACGATGCCCGACACCGTGCTGCTGGTGTGCGCCACGGACGGCGGCACTGGCACTCCGGACGTCCGCGGACTGCTCGCCAGCACCCTCGCCACCTGCCGCCAGTGGCTCGCGGAGGAGCGGTTCGCCGGCTCCCGGCTGGTGCTCGTGACCCGGGGCGCCGTCGCCGCCGGGGCCGGGGAGGACGTCAGCGATCTCGCGGGCGCGGCGCTGTGCGGACTGGTCCGCTCCGCGCAGCGGGAACACCCCGGGCGGCTGTGGCTGCTCGACCTGGACGACAGTGAGGCGTCCCGCCGCGTGCTCGCGGACGCCGTGGCCGCCGCGCCTGCGCAGGCGGTGCTGCGTGCGGGCGAGTTGCGGCTGCCGCAGCTCGCCCGCGTCGAGGCGCCCCAGGGCCCCGAGTCCCCGTTCGACCCGGAGGGCACGGTGCTGGTCACCGGGGCCACGGGCGCGCTGGGGCGGCTCCTGGCGCGCCACCTCGTCACCCGGCACGGCGTACGGCACCTGCTGCTGGCGAGCCGCAGCGGGCCCGCGGCCGACGGGGCGGCGCGGCTGTGCGCGGAGCTGGCCGAGGAGGGTGCGCAGGCCTCTCTGGTGGCCTGCGATGTCGCCGAGCGGACGGACGTGACGCGGCTGCTCGGCTCGGTCCCGGCGGATCACCCGCTGACCGCCGTCGTGCATCTCGCCGGGGTCGTCGACGACGGGGTGCTGACCGCCCTCGACGAGGAGCGGATCGACCGGACGCTGCGCCCCAAGGCCGACGCCGCCTGGCTGCTGCATGAGCTGACAAACAATCAGAAACTGTCGGCGTTCGTGCTCTTCTCCTCCGCCGCCGGCACCTTCGGCTCGGCGGGCCAGGCCAACTATGCGGCCGCCAATGCCTTCCTGGACGGTCTGGCCGGACACCGGGCGGCCCGGGGGCTGCCGGCCACCTCGCTGGCGTGGGGGCTGTGGGCCGAGGAGGGCGGGATGACGACGGGGCTCGCCGACACCGACCGGCGGCGGATGGCCCGCGGCGGGATGCGGCCGCTCTCCGCCGACGACGGGCTCGCGCTGTTCGACGCCGCACTGGCCACGGGCGACCCCGCGCTGGTCACCGTGGGCCTGGGCAGGGGCGGAGCGGCGGCACTGCTGGGCGGCGCCGCACCCGGCCGGGCCCGGCGCACGGTCTCCGCCTCCGCGGCGGACAAGGACGATCTGCTCGCCCGGCTCACGGCCGCAGGCCCCGCCGGCCGGGACGCACTCCTGCTGGATCTGGTCCGGCTTCAGGTCGCGGCGGTCCTCGGCCACGGATCGCCCGAGGACATCGAACCGGACCGCGACTTCACGGAGTTGGGCTTCGACTCGCTGACCGCCGTGGAGCTGCGCAACCAGCTCGGCACCGTCACCGGCCTGCGGCTCCCGCCCACCGTCGTGTTCGACGTCGCCACCCCACAGGACCTCGCCGCCCGGCTGGGCGAGGAGCTGGCCACGGGGGCCCTCCCGCAGTCCGGCACCGAAGGATCCGGCGACCGGCCGTCCACGACGGGACGGGCGCAGGACACCCTCGGCGCTCTCTTCCGGGGAGCCTGCGAGTCGGGACGCGTGGAGGAGGGGTTCGAGCTGCTCCAGGCGGCTGCCCGGCTGCGGCCGACGTTCGACGCCCCGGAGGACTCCGGAGCGCCCTGCACGCCCGTACGCCTCGCCCGCGGCGGCGCCTCCCCGGATCCCGCCGAGCCGGCACTGATCTGCTTCAGCTCGTATGTGGCGCTCGCCGGGGTGCACCAGTACGCCAGGTTCGCCTCCGTCCACCGCGGCACGCGCGACGTGTGGGCGCTGCCCACCCCGGGCTTCGGCCGGGGAGAGCTGCTGCCCGCCTCCTTCGACGCGGTCGTACGGCTGCAGGCCGACGCGGTGCTGCGGTGCGCGGACGGCGGTCCGTTCGTGCTGCTCGGCTCGTCGTCCGGCGGCATCCTGGCCCTCGCCGTGGCGCACTGTCTGGAGAAGGCGGGGACACCGCCCGCCGGTGTCGCGCTGCTGGACACCTATCTGCCGCGCGAGGACTCGCCGTTCACCCGGTTCGCCGGAGAGATGCTCGGCGGGATGTTCGACCGTGAGTCCCTGTTCGCGCACATGGATTCCGACCGGCTCACCGCGATGAGCTGGTACATCCATGTCGTCGGCGCTTGGTCGCCGGACCGGCTTGCCTGCCCCGTGCTGCTGGTGCGCTCCAGTGAGCCGCCGGTGAGCGTCGAGCAGGACGGCGGGCTCGCACCGAAGGAGTGGCAGGCGTCCTGGGACGGGGCGGACACCGTGACCGAGGTGCCGGGCAACCACTTCACGATGATGGAGGACCACGCGGGCGCCACCGCGCAGTCCGTCACCGCCTGGATGGAGGGCCTGCCGGGCCCGCGGCCGCGGGGCAGCACGCCACGATGA
- a CDS encoding ferredoxin, with translation MKITVDRDRCVGAGMCAVTAGEVFEQHEEDGRVVLRMTAPPEQWADEVEEAEHLCPSRAITVDPAAR, from the coding sequence ATGAAGATCACGGTTGACCGGGACCGGTGCGTCGGCGCCGGGATGTGTGCCGTGACCGCCGGCGAGGTCTTCGAGCAGCACGAGGAGGACGGCCGTGTCGTGCTGCGGATGACCGCGCCGCCCGAGCAGTGGGCGGACGAGGTGGAAGAGGCCGAGCACCTTTGTCCGTCCCGCGCCATCACGGTGGACCCCGCCGCCCGCTGA